One region of Metallosphaera sedula DSM 5348 genomic DNA includes:
- a CDS encoding MBL fold metallo-hydrolase, whose translation MNLRTFVLGPLHTNCYLIWDKGEALVIDPGGDPSEVIAFLRGSGLRLKYIVSTHGHFDHVLGVKPLKRIGAKFLINFKDVDLMPLYYDWRELPPEPDDELKDGTEIRVGDLTLMGISTPGHTMGSTSILVGQSLFTGDTLFKGTVGRYDLGGDRDTLRVTLEKIKTMNVVDVFPGHGDRTTLQDEVRSNPFLNGVLGPDDW comes from the coding sequence GTGAACCTTAGAACATTCGTGTTGGGCCCCCTTCACACAAACTGTTACCTTATTTGGGATAAGGGAGAGGCCCTAGTAATTGACCCTGGTGGAGATCCCTCCGAGGTCATCGCTTTTCTGAGAGGAAGTGGCCTGAGGCTCAAGTACATAGTTTCAACCCACGGTCACTTTGACCATGTGCTGGGCGTGAAACCCTTGAAGAGAATTGGGGCCAAGTTCTTGATCAACTTCAAGGATGTGGATTTAATGCCCCTCTACTACGACTGGAGAGAACTTCCACCAGAGCCAGATGACGAACTTAAGGACGGAACGGAGATTAGGGTAGGCGATCTTACCTTGATGGGAATATCCACACCGGGTCACACCATGGGGAGTACCTCAATTCTTGTGGGGCAATCCCTGTTCACTGGGGATACCCTATTCAAGGGAACCGTCGGGAGATATGATCTTGGTGGCGATAGGGATACGCTGAGAGTTACTCTTGAAAAGATCAAAACCATGAACGTTGTGGACGTGTTCCCAGGACACGGAGACAGGACCACATTACAGGATGAAGTTAGATCCAATCCCTTCCTGAATGGGGTTCTAGGTCCGGACGACTGGTGA
- a CDS encoding sulfurtransferase TusA family protein → METSVVLRVRGFQQLLDVEKYHRLYMLSDVRRLSWGYSAKLKLGKISFPVLVKVGRNSLEMYEEQGKFMVHLEFVEGDSVKVRIRVEASNEMVKSSLEEGISRNLNEYAESICKAGKGRSQEPLGLIMMMKPFVRRHLDVRGEQCPIPEIAAKKELTKMKPGEELEILVDHPAAVDVTLPEVAKLMNCRYDIYNMGDYVSFVMLKLGDPIMNKNYLEALTKRERIPEMMKDMGFIAFLYSVFDKVIRQLPTDGLYPEIFRYDGLTLVTSASIGRGWLAVALVEDDKILGMMLDIKGDRYWNQDALKVINRVKGIGNVFYLKASST, encoded by the coding sequence GTGGAAACTTCAGTTGTGTTGAGGGTGAGGGGGTTCCAGCAACTCCTAGATGTGGAGAAGTATCATAGGCTCTACATGCTATCCGACGTTAGGAGATTGAGTTGGGGTTACTCTGCCAAGTTAAAGTTGGGCAAGATCTCATTCCCCGTTTTGGTGAAGGTTGGGAGAAACTCTCTGGAAATGTACGAGGAGCAGGGTAAATTCATGGTTCACTTGGAATTCGTTGAGGGAGACAGCGTCAAGGTAAGGATCAGGGTGGAGGCGTCGAATGAAATGGTGAAGTCTTCCCTAGAGGAGGGAATTTCCAGGAACCTTAATGAATACGCCGAATCCATCTGTAAGGCTGGGAAGGGAAGATCTCAGGAGCCCTTGGGATTAATCATGATGATGAAACCCTTTGTCAGGAGGCATCTTGACGTTAGGGGGGAGCAATGTCCTATTCCAGAAATTGCAGCAAAGAAGGAGTTAACCAAGATGAAACCAGGGGAGGAATTGGAGATATTAGTGGATCATCCTGCTGCCGTAGACGTGACGCTTCCTGAGGTTGCGAAACTCATGAACTGCAGGTATGACATCTACAACATGGGAGATTACGTTTCCTTTGTGATGCTGAAACTGGGAGATCCAATCATGAATAAAAATTACCTTGAGGCGTTGACAAAACGCGAGAGGATACCTGAGATGATGAAGGACATGGGATTCATAGCGTTTCTGTACTCTGTCTTTGACAAGGTGATAAGGCAATTACCCACAGATGGTCTTTACCCAGAGATCTTCAGATATGACGGCCTCACCCTCGTAACCTCTGCGTCCATAGGTCGCGGTTGGCTAGCGGTAGCATTAGTTGAAGACGACAAGATTTTGGGAATGATGCTGGACATTAAGGGAGATAGGTACTGGAATCAGGACGCGCTGAAGGTCATAAACAGGGTGAAGGGAATAGGGAACGTCTTTTACCTCAAGGCTAGTTCAACCTAA
- a CDS encoding PD-(D/E)XK nuclease family protein, translating to MVVKEIIYKHIVDDEFKQPYEGEYWPSKIWNCLRKQYYDRTSPVLSGIDSARFTVLGEALHELVAEILKKEDSVKVTSELPLRIPHPTNHEIVISGRADDLIVIEFTKERYLVEVKSVDNLQHKVRNGYLPRLEHRAQLNLYMKAFPKSKGVLLYVDRSNFEMEEFILDFDEQLYLKTMERAELLHRAIKERKVPEPEAKLRDDMRWQCDFCLYRAKCDKDS from the coding sequence GTGGTTGTGAAGGAAATTATTTACAAGCATATTGTTGATGACGAGTTTAAGCAACCGTATGAAGGTGAGTATTGGCCTTCCAAGATCTGGAATTGCCTGAGGAAGCAGTACTATGATAGGACTTCGCCTGTTCTTTCTGGAATTGATTCAGCGAGGTTTACTGTCCTGGGAGAGGCGCTTCACGAACTCGTAGCTGAGATACTGAAGAAGGAGGATAGCGTGAAGGTCACCAGTGAACTACCCTTGAGGATCCCTCACCCGACCAACCACGAAATAGTGATCTCGGGAAGGGCTGATGACCTCATCGTGATTGAATTCACGAAGGAGAGGTACCTTGTGGAGGTTAAGAGCGTGGATAACCTTCAGCACAAGGTTAGGAACGGGTACTTACCAAGACTCGAACATAGGGCTCAACTCAATCTCTACATGAAGGCCTTTCCCAAGTCGAAGGGAGTTCTCCTTTACGTGGATAGGTCCAACTTCGAAATGGAGGAGTTTATCCTCGATTTCGATGAGCAACTCTATCTGAAAACTATGGAGAGAGCTGAACTCCTTCATAGGGCTATCAAGGAAAGGAAAGTTCCAGAACCTGAGGCTAAGTTAAGGGATGATATGAGGTGGCAGTGTGATTTTTGCCTGTATAGGGCCAAATGTGATAAGGATAGTTAA
- a CDS encoding sulfurtransferase TusA family protein encodes MSSEPLKVKEPDDQLDVIGESCPVPEMMASKKLKKMKPGQVLEVITDHQPAVDVTLPSLCKNMGYPYLVLKDGDVYRFRILKVG; translated from the coding sequence ATGTCTTCCGAGCCCCTAAAGGTGAAGGAACCGGACGATCAACTTGATGTCATCGGCGAGTCCTGCCCCGTGCCAGAGATGATGGCCAGTAAGAAGTTAAAGAAGATGAAGCCCGGTCAGGTCCTCGAGGTCATCACGGACCACCAACCTGCAGTAGACGTAACGTTGCCGTCCCTTTGCAAGAACATGGGTTATCCCTATCTCGTGTTGAAGGACGGCGATGTTTACAGGTTTAGAATACTAAAGGTGGGATAG
- a CDS encoding enoyl-CoA hydratase-related protein → MSLVQIRDHGPVSVISLSRPDKLNALSLELRSELLGSLKRFNSDPGKRVAILTGEGKAFSVGADLGSISSDLTEDLRSSFYPILREIRFSSKIYISAVNGVTAGAGISLALACDVRIASRGSRFVTAFHNIGLAPDTGLTLILARLGGTRFLDRLLLGGEITAEELEREGILKISDDPLSEALKLGEEISSGPFRSYVASKKLINRALYHDLEEYLEYESAMQGYLGTTQDFKEGVKAFLEKRKPSFRGE, encoded by the coding sequence ATGTCTCTAGTTCAGATTCGGGATCACGGACCCGTCTCAGTCATATCACTCTCTAGACCCGATAAGCTCAATGCCCTAAGCCTTGAACTTAGGTCTGAACTCCTTGGATCCCTTAAACGATTCAATTCAGACCCTGGGAAGCGCGTGGCAATCCTCACGGGAGAAGGGAAGGCCTTCTCCGTTGGCGCAGATCTTGGCTCCATATCCTCTGACTTGACAGAGGACCTTAGGTCGTCCTTTTACCCAATCCTCAGGGAAATCAGGTTCTCGTCCAAGATCTATATTTCAGCCGTCAACGGAGTCACGGCAGGTGCAGGGATAAGTTTGGCCCTAGCCTGCGACGTAAGGATAGCCTCACGGGGATCTAGGTTTGTCACCGCCTTCCACAACATTGGGCTAGCACCTGACACTGGGCTGACCCTCATCCTAGCTAGGTTAGGCGGTACCAGATTCCTGGACAGGCTTCTACTTGGAGGTGAGATTACGGCTGAAGAGCTAGAGAGGGAGGGCATACTGAAGATATCCGATGATCCCTTGTCCGAAGCCCTGAAATTGGGCGAGGAGATTTCCTCCGGACCCTTCAGGTCATACGTAGCGTCCAAGAAGCTGATAAATAGAGCACTATATCACGACCTTGAAGAATACCTAGAATACGAGTCAGCGATGCAGGGTTACTTGGGAACCACGCAGGACTTTAAGGAGGGTGTAAAGGCCTTCCTCGAGAAGAGGAAACCTAGTTTCAGGGGTGAATGA
- a CDS encoding L-glutamate gamma-semialdehyde dehydrogenase: MPFVNERTYQRYLQENREEEFHKLVDEGIRRVEEQLGQEYPILIGDKELRTPSKFNVRSPVDTSLTLGVFQRDDGELLRSAIKLARESYRDWKDSDWRDRVELTVKAANELRRMKYELAATITFENGKNRYEAVAEVDETIDYFNYYAQLLEENRGYTREMEGRIVKGEHGISVMRPYGPWLIISPFNFPLAITATMTLGALITGNTVVVKPSSDTPLSAYKLVTTLRRAGFSAEVVNYVTSPGEVVSKVMEENLDIAGFAFTGSREVGHRLLKQFISLKPRPAVLELGGKNATVITAKADLRKAVEGTFRGAFGFGGQKCSATSRVFVESSIYQEFLARFKARTETAQIGDPRQKSTFLGPLINKGAVDKFRRYVDQAISEGGRVITGGRVREDTRSYLVEPTIIVDLPYTSSLWRTELFVPIVLVKEVQNLKEAIRLVNDVDYGLTAGIFSQDTEEVEYFFKNVEAGVTYANRESGSTTGAMPGVQPFGGWKDSGWTGRNAGGPYYLLSFMREQARTTYD; this comes from the coding sequence ATGCCATTTGTAAATGAGAGAACCTATCAACGCTATTTACAGGAGAATAGGGAGGAAGAGTTTCACAAGCTGGTGGACGAAGGGATAAGGAGAGTTGAGGAACAGCTAGGGCAGGAATATCCAATCCTCATAGGAGACAAGGAGTTAAGGACTCCCTCTAAGTTTAACGTTAGGTCGCCAGTAGACACTTCTCTCACCTTAGGAGTTTTCCAGAGAGATGATGGGGAGCTCTTGAGAAGCGCCATAAAGTTGGCTAGGGAATCCTATAGGGATTGGAAGGACTCAGATTGGAGGGACAGGGTTGAGCTCACGGTCAAGGCTGCCAACGAGCTCAGGAGAATGAAGTATGAGCTGGCAGCTACGATCACCTTTGAGAATGGTAAAAACAGATATGAGGCCGTTGCTGAGGTTGATGAAACCATAGACTACTTCAACTATTACGCTCAACTCCTTGAGGAGAACAGGGGTTATACCCGGGAGATGGAGGGCAGGATAGTCAAGGGAGAACACGGGATCTCTGTTATGAGGCCCTACGGTCCTTGGTTGATAATCTCTCCCTTCAATTTCCCTCTGGCCATAACTGCAACCATGACCCTAGGTGCCCTGATCACTGGAAATACCGTCGTAGTTAAACCTTCCTCTGACACACCGCTCTCAGCGTATAAGCTTGTGACTACGTTGAGAAGAGCTGGCTTCTCAGCAGAGGTGGTGAACTACGTAACTTCTCCAGGCGAGGTGGTTTCCAAGGTCATGGAGGAAAACCTTGACATAGCAGGGTTCGCCTTCACGGGTTCAAGGGAGGTGGGACATAGGCTTCTGAAGCAATTCATAAGCCTGAAGCCCAGGCCAGCCGTGTTGGAACTCGGGGGAAAGAACGCCACAGTCATCACAGCGAAGGCAGACCTAAGGAAAGCTGTTGAGGGAACATTTAGGGGAGCCTTCGGATTTGGGGGTCAGAAGTGCAGTGCGACCTCGAGGGTTTTCGTGGAGAGCTCAATTTATCAGGAATTCTTGGCTAGGTTCAAGGCTCGTACTGAGACAGCACAGATAGGAGATCCTAGGCAGAAGTCAACGTTCCTGGGACCCCTAATTAACAAGGGAGCGGTGGACAAGTTTAGAAGGTATGTGGATCAAGCCATATCCGAGGGTGGCAGAGTCATCACTGGCGGGAGAGTTAGGGAGGACACGCGAAGTTATCTGGTGGAGCCCACCATAATCGTGGATCTCCCCTACACCAGTTCCCTGTGGAGGACTGAACTCTTCGTCCCCATAGTCCTAGTGAAGGAAGTCCAAAACCTGAAGGAGGCCATAAGGCTTGTTAATGATGTAGATTATGGTCTTACGGCAGGCATATTCTCGCAGGACACGGAAGAGGTAGAGTACTTCTTCAAGAACGTTGAGGCAGGGGTAACTTACGCGAATAGGGAGTCCGGTTCGACCACGGGTGCCATGCCTGGAGTTCAACCCTTTGGAGGATGGAAGGATTCAGGGTGGACCGGGAGAAATGCAGGTGGACCCTATTACTTGCTATCATTCATGAGGGAACAGGCTAGAACCACTTACGATTAA
- a CDS encoding enoyl-CoA hydratase/isomerase family protein produces MRTVIVEKGDVGIIRLNRPEKLNAINMEMVYDLVEALNELKSQVRAVIITGNGKAFSAGADVKEMLDMSIEQVTREGHMPLWDALRGFRKPVIAALNGVAAGGGLELAMACDMIVAGESARLGQPEINLGIIPGAGGTQRLTRTVGKYRAMEMVLTGRLITAWDAYRMGLVTKVVPDEALIPEAMRLAREITGKSGFAVELGKEAVNRALDTLLQQGLDLERRNFYVTLVSQDGREGMKAFLEKRKPEWKT; encoded by the coding sequence ATGAGAACCGTGATAGTTGAGAAGGGAGACGTGGGAATAATCAGGTTGAACAGACCAGAGAAACTGAACGCAATCAACATGGAAATGGTGTACGATCTGGTTGAGGCGCTCAACGAACTCAAGTCGCAGGTAAGGGCAGTAATCATAACCGGAAATGGTAAGGCGTTCTCTGCAGGGGCAGACGTAAAGGAGATGCTGGATATGTCCATAGAACAAGTGACGAGGGAAGGTCACATGCCCCTATGGGACGCCCTTAGGGGGTTCAGGAAACCCGTGATCGCTGCCCTCAATGGGGTAGCAGCAGGTGGAGGACTGGAACTGGCAATGGCCTGCGACATGATAGTTGCGGGGGAAAGCGCTAGACTGGGACAGCCTGAGATCAACCTGGGAATAATACCCGGGGCAGGCGGGACGCAGAGGCTAACCAGAACCGTGGGAAAGTATAGGGCAATGGAGATGGTGCTAACTGGAAGGCTCATCACCGCGTGGGACGCCTACAGGATGGGACTTGTAACCAAGGTTGTACCTGATGAAGCTCTCATTCCCGAGGCCATGAGGCTTGCAAGGGAAATAACAGGTAAATCCGGTTTCGCTGTTGAGCTGGGAAAGGAGGCGGTGAATAGGGCATTGGATACCCTACTTCAGCAAGGCCTGGACCTGGAGAGGAGGAACTTCTACGTCACTCTAGTCTCTCAGGATGGGAGGGAGGGAATGAAGGCCTTCCTCGAGAAGAGGAAACCGGAGTGGAAGACTTGA
- a CDS encoding YncE family protein, with protein sequence MNYKALLIAGIVVILLVGIGAAYIMMRSNTSGPSTSTTSPTTTTTTTTTNTSTSTTTSTPNNNFYFLALTQKGIAQVLNPFSSSQSFLGFQRVENISTSVPTQVYYWEEVPVGASIKYMFMPLNNGTVFIINTTNFKVVKTLQVGSSTGFIGVAISPNGDYAAIADGPSGEVLVINMQTLQTVWSQKFVSPTGKTYYPCDVRWTPDGSELLIPMRFNNSIDIISASNGSVLLVKPTSLGSQPYMLSPNEQGTMVAVEFAGNNSVGFYSLPNLQLLGMVQMPKGMTPQRGVFTPNGQYYLEAPSNNDTVVVISTSNFQIVKEIALPQISPAGLADIEITPGGSYAYVVIHGSVSAGGMIVLISLSTLSVSYTLPLTTAPAIVIPISQSMGTYLVDQVMLPPVTGLHC encoded by the coding sequence ATGAACTATAAGGCGTTATTAATAGCTGGAATAGTCGTGATACTTCTTGTGGGAATAGGTGCAGCTTATATTATGATGAGAAGCAACACCAGCGGTCCCTCCACGTCCACCACGTCTCCTACAACGACCACTACCACCACGACAACCAACACCAGTACCTCAACCACGACCTCGACTCCAAATAACAACTTCTACTTCTTGGCCCTTACGCAAAAGGGGATAGCTCAAGTTCTCAACCCCTTCAGCAGCAGTCAGAGTTTTCTTGGCTTCCAGAGAGTAGAGAATATATCTACTAGTGTGCCCACACAGGTATATTACTGGGAAGAGGTACCTGTTGGAGCATCCATAAAGTACATGTTTATGCCCTTGAATAACGGCACTGTCTTCATTATAAACACGACCAACTTCAAGGTAGTTAAAACTTTACAGGTTGGATCTTCCACAGGTTTCATTGGAGTTGCAATTTCCCCTAACGGTGACTATGCGGCCATAGCTGATGGACCCTCAGGCGAAGTTCTAGTTATTAACATGCAGACGCTTCAGACAGTGTGGAGTCAAAAGTTTGTTTCTCCAACAGGTAAGACGTACTATCCTTGTGACGTCAGATGGACTCCAGATGGGAGCGAACTTCTCATACCCATGAGGTTCAATAACAGTATAGATATCATAAGCGCTAGTAACGGCTCGGTTCTACTAGTGAAACCGACGAGCTTAGGTTCACAACCCTACATGTTAAGCCCCAACGAACAGGGTACGATGGTTGCGGTAGAGTTTGCTGGGAATAACTCTGTGGGATTCTATTCCTTACCCAACCTTCAACTACTTGGAATGGTCCAGATGCCCAAGGGAATGACTCCTCAGAGAGGCGTTTTCACTCCAAATGGACAGTATTACTTAGAGGCGCCAAGCAATAACGACACAGTGGTTGTCATATCTACGTCCAATTTCCAGATAGTTAAGGAGATAGCTCTTCCACAAATCTCTCCCGCAGGTTTAGCGGACATAGAGATCACGCCTGGCGGGAGTTACGCATATGTGGTGATTCACGGAAGCGTTAGCGCTGGAGGTATGATAGTTTTGATCTCCTTGTCCACCCTTTCAGTGTCCTATACTCTACCCCTGACAACTGCCCCCGCGATTGTAATACCAATAAGCCAGAGCATGGGAACCTACCTTGTGGATCAGGTAATGTTACCTCCTGTTACAGGATTGCACTGCTAA
- a CDS encoding HpcH/HpaI aldolase/citrate lyase family protein, which produces MKRRSQLYVPGINERMIVKSLDIPADSIIFDLEDSVPPDDKERARELIRRSLSAYSWKGKELCVRVNQLTTKDGLRDLLFVSDLPVDVILIPKAEGSLDFVHKVTGKMLEPIVETPRGLAEIEDLVRSDGVVAISYGAADLALHSQGEIKGYEGNIYVMTRVATSARAYDVEPVDKVYFDLRNAEGFRAEAQLAKSLGFSGKQVIHPSQVEIANSVFSPSKEELEWYREVVDSYEKAMREGKGAIRLRDQLVDQVHYKIAKRYLQDYSEIK; this is translated from the coding sequence ATGAAACGCAGATCTCAGCTCTACGTTCCTGGGATAAATGAACGCATGATAGTGAAAAGCTTGGATATACCTGCAGACTCTATCATATTCGATCTTGAGGACTCGGTTCCCCCGGATGACAAGGAGAGGGCGAGGGAACTAATCAGGAGGTCGCTTTCAGCTTACTCGTGGAAGGGGAAGGAGTTATGCGTTAGGGTCAACCAGCTCACCACGAAAGATGGATTGAGGGATCTCCTCTTTGTCTCGGATCTTCCCGTTGACGTCATCCTAATCCCTAAGGCCGAGGGGTCTCTGGATTTCGTGCACAAGGTTACTGGGAAGATGCTGGAACCCATAGTGGAGACGCCGAGGGGTCTAGCGGAAATAGAGGATCTGGTTAGGTCAGACGGGGTCGTCGCAATTTCCTACGGGGCAGCCGACTTAGCGCTTCACTCCCAAGGAGAGATAAAGGGATATGAGGGCAACATTTACGTTATGACGAGGGTCGCAACTTCCGCCAGGGCCTACGACGTGGAACCCGTGGATAAGGTTTACTTTGACCTAAGAAATGCAGAGGGTTTTAGGGCAGAGGCTCAGTTGGCCAAGAGCCTGGGCTTCTCAGGAAAACAGGTGATTCACCCCAGTCAGGTGGAGATAGCCAACTCGGTGTTCTCTCCCTCCAAGGAAGAATTGGAGTGGTATAGGGAAGTGGTGGACAGTTACGAGAAGGCCATGAGGGAGGGAAAGGGGGCGATCAGGTTGAGGGATCAACTCGTGGACCAGGTTCACTACAAGATAGCGAAGAGATACCTGCAGGACTATTCTGAGATAAAGTGA
- a CDS encoding YeeE/YedE family protein, whose translation MILQPVFSESWALIFGLFGLSGFILGWVAQRGNYCFVNAMTSIFTTKSFERFGALLILFGLTALGTGLLVAFGLIPPVDQYFNNYFAGWYILVGSFIFGFGAALAGGCNLSMLYRASSGYVQNWIELFGMMIGTYIFAVAIWPFQSYTMQSGILSTSSGGYVEYLPYVLFHSVSNMSVYITTMIVALPLLFLGIYLQMRTRSKWDKSVSMKGPGLSAVGMKALPGLPGPSSPSIPSGLRLRQEAKDMLLLRKPYGTNLSTVILALDMIFVFIVGAGYTFNYLVITSSDGGRFFEYILMPLGINLFTNTPWFNSSLPIVDPSTLMVVMLCVGAFSASFLSGDFKIRIPKDRKRLAIGFVGGMLVGIGVRMALGCNVGLMWTNFGQLGYDGYIFLGGMLAGIYLAVKVQEKL comes from the coding sequence ATGATACTTCAACCTGTTTTTTCTGAGTCCTGGGCTCTCATATTTGGATTGTTTGGGTTAAGCGGGTTTATCCTGGGCTGGGTAGCCCAAAGGGGGAACTATTGCTTTGTGAACGCGATGACGTCGATCTTTACGACAAAGAGCTTCGAGAGATTTGGGGCACTTCTCATCCTTTTTGGTCTCACTGCCCTAGGAACTGGACTTCTCGTGGCCTTTGGGCTAATTCCTCCCGTAGATCAATACTTCAATAACTACTTCGCAGGATGGTACATACTGGTTGGATCATTCATATTCGGCTTTGGTGCAGCACTGGCTGGTGGATGCAACCTTTCCATGCTATACAGGGCCAGTAGCGGTTACGTCCAGAACTGGATTGAGCTATTTGGAATGATGATCGGAACTTACATTTTCGCAGTTGCAATCTGGCCCTTCCAGTCCTATACAATGCAGAGCGGGATTCTCTCCACTAGCTCTGGCGGATACGTAGAGTATTTGCCTTACGTCCTATTCCATTCCGTCTCCAACATGTCAGTTTACATTACCACAATGATAGTGGCGCTTCCACTTCTCTTCTTAGGGATATATCTGCAAATGAGGACGAGAAGCAAGTGGGATAAGTCAGTGAGCATGAAGGGACCTGGTCTAAGTGCGGTTGGAATGAAGGCACTACCAGGTTTACCAGGCCCCTCTTCACCGTCAATCCCCTCTGGACTTAGGCTGAGGCAGGAGGCTAAGGACATGCTCCTTCTCAGGAAGCCCTACGGAACCAATCTCTCCACCGTGATATTAGCACTGGACATGATCTTCGTCTTCATCGTTGGTGCTGGGTACACGTTTAACTACCTGGTAATTACCTCGTCAGACGGGGGAAGGTTCTTCGAATACATCCTCATGCCCTTGGGAATCAACCTATTTACCAACACCCCATGGTTCAACAGTTCCTTGCCTATTGTTGACCCCAGTACCTTAATGGTGGTAATGCTTTGCGTGGGGGCATTTTCTGCCTCATTCTTGAGCGGAGACTTCAAGATCAGGATACCCAAGGACAGGAAGAGGTTGGCCATAGGTTTCGTAGGTGGGATGCTCGTGGGAATAGGTGTAAGAATGGCCCTAGGATGCAACGTTGGATTAATGTGGACAAACTTTGGACAGTTAGGGTATGACGGCTACATTTTCCTAGGTGGAATGCTCGCGGGGATATACCTCGCAGTCAAGGTGCAGGAGAAACTTTAG
- a CDS encoding DsrE family protein has translation MKRVAYIVESNLGSYILGQMIVPQLEEGRHGVEVKGMFFIHDNVYIPMRENPLGQRLEELSKKGIYLQACDQCVYMRNIADKLIPSCKIGCFPDFYKAVIDDVDLVITI, from the coding sequence TTGAAAAGAGTAGCGTACATAGTTGAGTCCAACCTTGGCTCCTACATCCTCGGTCAGATGATAGTGCCTCAACTCGAGGAAGGTAGACACGGAGTTGAGGTTAAGGGGATGTTTTTCATTCACGATAACGTTTACATCCCCATGAGGGAGAATCCCCTTGGTCAAAGACTTGAGGAGCTCTCAAAGAAGGGAATATACCTTCAGGCTTGCGATCAGTGCGTATATATGAGGAATATAGCCGATAAACTGATTCCCTCCTGCAAGATAGGATGTTTCCCAGACTTTTACAAGGCAGTTATAGACGACGTTGACCTAGTTATAACTATTTAA
- a CDS encoding TQO small subunit DoxD, with the protein MKSLRNESSLERLILRLAVASIWLDAGVFNKLLNPGFLNAGSTSYIGFTVQYLAEGSPIRGFLYAVVFPHVYTVGVLVMIGEISFGVLTLLGLMSRLASTVALYTNLIYFLSAYWTGTEEYGINLLLMLLNLYLVVRGPGQLSLDSALSTRFKVLQNPTPWAIAGTVIYVIVILYLLIY; encoded by the coding sequence TTGAAGTCCCTCAGAAATGAGTCCAGCCTCGAGAGACTTATCCTAAGGCTTGCTGTAGCCTCTATCTGGCTCGATGCTGGAGTTTTCAACAAGCTTCTGAACCCAGGTTTCCTTAACGCAGGTTCCACGTCATACATAGGCTTCACTGTGCAGTATCTGGCCGAGGGCTCCCCAATCAGGGGGTTCCTATATGCAGTCGTATTTCCACACGTCTACACCGTGGGAGTTCTAGTGATGATAGGGGAAATAAGCTTCGGCGTCCTCACCCTTCTAGGTCTCATGTCTAGACTAGCTAGCACGGTCGCCCTCTACACCAACCTCATCTATTTCCTTTCAGCCTACTGGACAGGAACGGAGGAGTATGGAATTAACCTTCTCCTAATGCTCCTCAACCTCTACCTGGTCGTGAGGGGGCCTGGTCAATTATCGTTAGACTCGGCGCTTTCAACCCGATTCAAGGTCCTTCAGAACCCTACACCGTGGGCCATAGCTGGTACGGTCATTTACGTGATCGTGATACTTTATCTGCTAATTTACTAA
- a CDS encoding DsrE family protein produces the protein MTEMYSFMMISGEHEKMMMGVITAIGYASSGNKIYMFFTMDALRALTAESEKIVLNGTKTLKYYLDNLVELAGEDLEITACEFGMRVKGIHEDQFVYKVKVGGVSEFALKSSQSKATLIF, from the coding sequence ATGACTGAAATGTACTCCTTCATGATGATCTCAGGCGAGCACGAAAAGATGATGATGGGAGTGATCACTGCTATTGGTTACGCCTCTAGTGGAAACAAGATATACATGTTCTTCACAATGGACGCGCTTAGGGCGCTCACAGCAGAGTCGGAGAAGATAGTCCTCAACGGTACTAAGACGCTAAAGTATTACCTAGATAACCTAGTGGAACTGGCTGGGGAGGATCTCGAGATAACGGCCTGTGAGTTTGGAATGAGGGTCAAGGGTATACACGAGGACCAGTTCGTGTACAAGGTCAAGGTTGGAGGAGTTTCAGAATTCGCCCTGAAGAGTTCCCAATCAAAAGCCACGCTTATTTTTTAG